From a single Hymenobacter sp. YIM 151500-1 genomic region:
- a CDS encoding RES family NAD+ phosphorylase: MPGSASTTQKNEDHAQQLRRQVASLRRLDLRKHSVDDLVQRVSQLLQGQALHCLEFNPGLVLYRGLTVQARPELVREVSYPPAERVQADQRANRAGVPMFYCSATWHPPFFESGVQRHDQIVICRWRTVQPLRIVSFGYADVCADDPHSDRDKALRRALQQLPPDIRQLASFLTSVFTQATSEDTAHFYRLSIAVAECCQLGTAFDGLLYPSAAMPSPAHNLALHPSCIDAGKLALEYVEHLRVNRVETETIDVCSLDFAHAPGNDDSRLQWLNRPGNWVLREGARASECRFVEGKWQLQRH, encoded by the coding sequence ATGCCGGGTTCTGCTTCCACTACCCAGAAGAATGAGGACCACGCACAGCAGCTGCGGCGCCAGGTGGCCTCGCTGCGCCGCCTCGACCTGCGCAAGCACTCCGTAGATGATTTGGTGCAGCGCGTAAGCCAGCTGCTGCAAGGCCAGGCCCTGCACTGCCTGGAGTTTAACCCCGGCTTGGTGCTGTACCGGGGCCTGACGGTGCAGGCGCGCCCTGAACTGGTCAGGGAAGTGTCGTACCCGCCAGCCGAGCGGGTGCAGGCCGACCAGCGCGCCAACCGGGCCGGAGTGCCCATGTTTTACTGCAGCGCCACGTGGCACCCGCCCTTTTTCGAGTCGGGGGTGCAACGCCACGACCAAATCGTGATTTGCCGCTGGCGAACCGTGCAGCCGCTGCGCATCGTCAGCTTCGGGTACGCCGACGTGTGCGCCGACGACCCCCACTCCGACCGGGACAAGGCCCTGCGCCGCGCTCTGCAACAGCTGCCGCCCGATATTCGCCAGCTGGCCAGCTTTCTGACCAGCGTGTTTACCCAGGCCACTTCCGAAGATACCGCCCACTTCTACCGCCTGTCGATTGCTGTAGCCGAATGCTGCCAGCTCGGCACGGCCTTCGACGGACTGTTGTACCCGTCGGCGGCCATGCCCAGCCCGGCCCACAACCTGGCCCTGCACCCATCCTGCATCGACGCGGGCAAGCTGGCGCTGGAGTACGTGGAGCATTTGCGCGTAAACCGCGTCGAAACCGAAACCATTGACGTGTGCTCCCTGGACTTTGCCCACGCCCCAGGCAACGACGACAGCCGGCTGCAATGGCTGAACCGCCCCGGCAACTGGGTGCTGCGCGAAGGCGCCCGCGCCTCGGAGTGCCGGTTTGTAGAAGGGAAGTGGCAGCTACAGAGGCACTAG
- a CDS encoding MBL fold metallo-hydrolase, translated as MSTPSANHATRATTPALQSVVPGVWGLRDVFANLYFVRNPNSPADPWVLIDAGLPGSGDKIKQRAEEIFGPNNPPAAILLTHGHFDHVGALPSLLEAWPSALVYAHPLELPYLTGRSSYPPPDPTVGKGLMATMSFLYPKKPIDLGGRVKALPEDGSVPFLAGWRWVFTPGHTPGHVSFFREYDRTLVVGDAFVTVFAESGTATYTQQQEVHGPPAYFTPNWQQARESVARLAELEPQVAAAGHGIPMQGEEMRRQLQELVRDFDKKAVPAQGRYVQQAAQADETGVVSLPPAAPVPLAWWLAGGAVVLGAALLASRTGGGSSSGVYDLAARRARKEGGQRQGPRPFAQYQ; from the coding sequence ATGAGTACTCCTTCCGCCAACCACGCCACCCGCGCTACCACGCCGGCCTTGCAGAGCGTGGTGCCGGGCGTGTGGGGGCTGCGCGACGTTTTCGCCAACCTCTACTTCGTCCGCAACCCCAATTCGCCCGCCGACCCTTGGGTGCTGATTGACGCCGGCCTGCCCGGCTCGGGCGACAAAATCAAGCAGCGCGCCGAAGAAATCTTTGGCCCCAACAACCCGCCGGCCGCCATTCTGCTCACCCACGGCCACTTCGACCACGTGGGGGCCCTGCCCAGCTTGCTGGAAGCCTGGCCGTCGGCGCTGGTGTACGCTCACCCGCTGGAGCTGCCCTACCTGACCGGCCGCTCGTCGTACCCGCCGCCCGACCCCACCGTGGGCAAGGGCCTTATGGCCACGATGTCGTTTCTCTATCCCAAAAAGCCCATTGACCTGGGTGGGCGGGTGAAGGCCCTGCCCGAAGACGGCTCGGTACCCTTCCTGGCCGGGTGGCGCTGGGTGTTTACGCCGGGCCACACGCCCGGCCACGTCTCCTTCTTCCGCGAGTACGACCGGACTCTGGTGGTCGGCGACGCTTTCGTGACGGTGTTTGCCGAGTCGGGCACGGCTACCTACACCCAGCAGCAGGAGGTGCACGGCCCGCCGGCCTACTTCACCCCCAACTGGCAGCAGGCCCGCGAGTCGGTGGCCCGGCTGGCCGAGCTGGAGCCCCAGGTGGCAGCGGCCGGCCACGGCATTCCGATGCAGGGCGAGGAGATGCGCCGCCAATTGCAGGAGCTGGTTCGGGATTTCGATAAGAAAGCCGTGCCCGCCCAAGGCCGTTATGTGCAGCAAGCCGCCCAGGCCGACGAGACGGGGGTAGTGTCGCTGCCGCCGGCGGCGCCGGTGCCGCTGGCGTGGTGGCTGGCGGGGGGCGCAGTGGTGCTGGGAGCTGCGCTGCTGGCTTCGCGCACTGGTGGCGGAAGCTCCTCGGGCGTGTACGACCTGGCGGCGCGCCGGGCCCGCAAGGAAGGCGGCCAGCGCCAGGGTCCGCGCCCATTTGCGCAGTATCAATAG
- a CDS encoding HTTM domain-containing protein, giving the protein MLRLLSLIQRPFTLDLRALALLRITVALVLLLDLGIRSTDLEAHYSNLGVLPLPVLIEHNWNPYLFSLHASTGLWQGQALLFLAAAAAAVALLLGHRTRLVTALSWLLLVSVQNRNPLISQGGDDLLRMLLFWGFFLPWGRVYSLDARRQPAPEQLTYCSMATVAYVVQLALVYWCTALLKTGTEWTQDGTALYYAFSLDQILMPGGRLLYPYPEVLRGLTFAAYYTELVLPFVLFIPFRVAWWRLLFVVVMYGFHLSISLTLFVGLFFLINMASVLGLLPSGVMDWLEQRLVPRAQQLAPRVAARWQPWQQRLRTWQPAVRLRLEASWNLSQSQRNLLRGVRDGLVLGILVYVCWWNFDNITSPRWTMQQPLRWLGYLVRTDQHWGMFAPTVFKDDGWYILDGTTTTGQHVDLNRNGQPLTYRKPDAVVALFKNDRWRKYSENYLFVDNAYMRPYYCNYLLRIWHEDPSRPRLRRLDVVYMMEKSLPDYQVSKPTREVLCSCEP; this is encoded by the coding sequence ATGCTCCGGCTTCTATCCCTCATCCAACGACCTTTCACGCTCGACCTGCGCGCCCTGGCCCTTTTGCGGATAACGGTGGCGCTGGTTTTATTGCTTGATCTGGGCATTCGCAGCACCGACCTGGAGGCCCACTATTCCAACCTGGGGGTGCTGCCTCTGCCCGTGCTCATCGAGCACAACTGGAACCCCTACCTGTTTTCGCTGCACGCCAGCACCGGCTTGTGGCAGGGGCAGGCACTGTTGTTTCTGGCAGCGGCGGCAGCGGCAGTGGCCCTGCTGCTTGGGCACCGCACCCGCCTCGTTACGGCCCTAAGCTGGCTGCTGCTGGTATCAGTGCAAAACCGTAACCCGCTGATTTCGCAGGGCGGCGACGACCTGCTGCGCATGCTGCTGTTCTGGGGCTTTTTTCTGCCCTGGGGCCGGGTATACTCGCTGGATGCGCGCCGCCAGCCGGCCCCCGAGCAGCTCACCTATTGCAGCATGGCTACGGTGGCCTACGTTGTGCAGCTGGCCTTGGTATACTGGTGCACGGCCCTGCTCAAAACCGGCACCGAGTGGACCCAGGACGGCACGGCGCTGTACTACGCCTTCAGCCTCGACCAGATTCTGATGCCGGGCGGGCGGCTGCTCTACCCCTACCCCGAGGTGCTGCGGGGGCTCACGTTTGCGGCCTACTACACCGAGCTGGTACTGCCGTTCGTGCTGTTCATTCCGTTTCGGGTGGCGTGGTGGCGGCTGCTGTTTGTGGTGGTGATGTACGGATTTCACCTCAGTATCAGCCTCACGTTGTTTGTGGGCCTGTTTTTCCTGATCAACATGGCCTCGGTGCTGGGGCTGCTGCCCTCCGGGGTGATGGACTGGCTGGAGCAGAGGCTGGTGCCCCGCGCCCAGCAGCTGGCCCCGCGCGTGGCCGCCCGCTGGCAGCCCTGGCAGCAGCGCCTGCGCACGTGGCAGCCGGCCGTGCGCCTGCGCCTCGAAGCCAGCTGGAACCTCAGCCAGAGCCAGCGCAACCTGCTGCGCGGGGTGCGCGACGGGCTGGTGCTGGGCATTCTGGTGTATGTGTGCTGGTGGAATTTCGACAACATCACGAGCCCGCGCTGGACCATGCAGCAGCCCCTGCGCTGGCTGGGCTACCTCGTACGCACCGACCAGCACTGGGGCATGTTTGCGCCTACGGTGTTTAAAGATGATGGCTGGTATATTCTGGACGGTACTACCACCACGGGGCAGCACGTGGACCTCAACCGCAACGGCCAGCCCCTCACCTACCGTAAACCTGACGCCGTAGTGGCGCTTTTCAAGAACGACCGGTGGCGCAAGTATTCCGAGAACTACCTGTTCGTTGACAACGCCTACATGCGGCCCTACTACTGCAACTACCTGCTGCGCATCTGGCACGAAGACCCTAGCCGCCCCCGCCTGCGCCGCCTCGACGTGGTGTATATGATGGAAAAATCATTGCCCGACTACCAGGTATCCAAACCCACGCGGGAGGTGCTATGCAGCTGTGAGCCGTAA
- a CDS encoding thiol-disulfide oxidoreductase DCC family protein produces the protein MSASSATILFDGVCNLCNGFVQFVIQRDASGQLRFAALQSDAGRALLTAHALPAPATPDSIVLLENGRAYTHSEAALGILRKLGGGWALLAAVVGALPRFARDAAYRYVARNRYRWFGQQDACWLPTPELAARFL, from the coding sequence GTGTCGGCTTCTTCCGCAACTATTCTCTTCGACGGCGTTTGCAACCTCTGCAACGGCTTTGTGCAGTTTGTTATCCAGCGTGATGCCAGCGGGCAGCTGCGCTTCGCCGCCTTGCAGTCTGATGCGGGCCGGGCCTTGCTCACTGCTCACGCCCTGCCGGCTCCCGCCACCCCCGACTCCATTGTGCTGCTCGAAAACGGCCGGGCGTACACTCACTCGGAGGCGGCCCTGGGCATTTTGCGCAAGCTGGGCGGGGGCTGGGCTCTGCTGGCGGCCGTAGTAGGCGCGTTGCCTCGCTTCGCCCGCGACGCCGCCTACCGCTACGTGGCCCGCAACCGCTACCGGTGGTTTGGCCAGCAAGACGCCTGCTGGCTGCCCACGCCGGAGCTGGCTGCCCGCTTCCTGT